A single genomic interval of Halobacillus halophilus DSM 2266 harbors:
- the mreB gene encoding rod shape-determining protein MreB has translation MFARDIGIDLGTANVLIHVKGKGIVLNQPTVVAMDRNTGKVLEVGEDAQRMVGRTPENIEATRPLKDGIIADFDATEAMLKYFIQKINVRSFLSRPRMLICCPTNITKVEQQAIKQAAEKAGGKKVFLEEEPKVAAIGAGMEIYEPYGNMIVDIGGGTTDIAVLSMGEIVTASSIKIAGNRLDQEILQYIKKEYQLLIGERTAENIKINVGTVFPATRTEVVDIRGRDRITGLPRTISVSSEEIEKALREPVQVIVQTARKVLERTPPELSADIIERGVTLTGGGALLHGVDQLLFEELKVPVMIADSPMDCVAAGTGMILENMDKRSKIVL, from the coding sequence ATGTTTGCAAGAGATATCGGGATAGACCTTGGTACAGCTAACGTGCTCATTCATGTTAAGGGTAAAGGGATCGTATTAAATCAACCAACCGTCGTGGCAATGGACCGTAATACTGGAAAAGTACTGGAAGTAGGAGAAGATGCTCAGCGGATGGTGGGACGCACACCTGAGAATATTGAAGCTACCCGTCCATTGAAGGATGGCATTATTGCAGACTTCGATGCAACAGAAGCTATGCTCAAGTACTTTATCCAAAAAATAAATGTTCGAAGCTTTCTATCCAGACCACGGATGCTGATCTGCTGTCCAACGAATATAACCAAAGTGGAACAGCAGGCAATAAAGCAAGCAGCTGAAAAAGCAGGCGGTAAGAAAGTTTTTTTAGAAGAAGAACCAAAAGTGGCTGCGATAGGTGCAGGTATGGAAATTTACGAGCCATATGGAAATATGATTGTGGATATTGGGGGAGGAACGACTGATATAGCGGTCCTTTCGATGGGGGAAATTGTTACAGCTTCGTCGATCAAAATAGCAGGAAATCGATTGGACCAGGAAATACTTCAATATATTAAGAAAGAATACCAATTATTAATTGGTGAACGGACGGCTGAGAATATAAAAATTAATGTGGGTACTGTATTTCCAGCGACTCGGACAGAAGTAGTTGATATTAGAGGCCGTGATAGGATTACTGGGCTCCCCCGTACGATTTCAGTCAGTTCGGAAGAAATAGAGAAGGCGCTTCGCGAGCCTGTTCAGGTTATCGTTCAAACGGCTAGAAAAGTATTAGAGCGGACGCCTCCAGAGCTCTCTGCTGATATAATTGAACGCGGGGTTACCCTGACGGGTGGAGGTGCTCTTCTTCACGGTGTGGATCAGCTTCTTTTCGAAGAATTGAAAGTCCCTGTGATGATTGCTGACTCTCCGATGGATTGTGTAGCTGCTGGAACAGGAATGATACTGGAAAACATGGATAAACGCAGTAAAATAGTTTTATAG
- the spoIIID gene encoding sporulation transcriptional regulator SpoIIID yields MHDYIKERTIRIGEHLIETKKTVRVIAKEFGVSKSTVHKDLTERLPEVNPELAKEVKKILDYHKEIRHLRGGEATRRKYKAQLLEEGPVQPLA; encoded by the coding sequence GTGCATGATTACATCAAAGAAAGGACCATCAGGATTGGAGAGCACCTCATTGAAACTAAAAAAACGGTCAGAGTGATCGCCAAGGAATTTGGCGTTTCTAAAAGTACGGTGCATAAAGATCTTACAGAAAGACTCCCGGAAGTGAATCCGGAGCTTGCTAAAGAAGTTAAAAAAATACTAGATTATCATAAGGAGATCAGACACCTCCGCGGAGGAGAAGCAACTCGAAGAAAGTATAAAGCCCAACTGCTTGAAGAAGGACCTGTGCAGCCTCTTGCCTGA
- the spoIID gene encoding stage II sporulation protein D — MKRKNWMAFFITGGLFGAILILPTLIVVPFTGSSASHEVPETPNPIEKAADASKDLSPIAVRVERSQSGKIEEVPLETYVARVVASEMPAEFELEALKAQALAARTYITRHLLEEEGVSQEADVTDTVNHQVYKNDEELRAQWHDQYTSNMEKISTAVSETAGEIITYNQEPITAAFFSTSNGYTENAEDYWENEIPYLKSVESPWDQQSPKFADQKIIPITQVQTALGVNFKGNVQNMTMTKTEGNRVDKVQVGDQSFSGRQIRETFELPSSDFSMEQKGDHVIFTTKGYGHGVGMSQYGANGMAKSGSSYKDIVTHYYHDTEVSSINKQTALLTSRNDKPVN; from the coding sequence ATGAAAAGAAAAAATTGGATGGCATTCTTCATAACAGGTGGCCTGTTCGGGGCTATACTTATACTACCCACTCTAATTGTGGTGCCTTTTACAGGTTCCAGTGCTTCACATGAAGTCCCGGAGACTCCAAATCCGATTGAAAAAGCCGCTGATGCATCAAAAGACCTCTCTCCGATAGCGGTCAGAGTGGAACGAAGCCAATCAGGGAAGATAGAAGAAGTCCCACTGGAGACATATGTGGCAAGGGTGGTTGCATCTGAGATGCCTGCTGAGTTTGAGCTGGAAGCACTAAAAGCGCAGGCTTTAGCAGCGCGAACGTATATAACTAGGCATTTGCTTGAAGAAGAGGGTGTATCGCAGGAAGCTGATGTGACGGACACCGTTAATCACCAGGTGTATAAGAATGATGAAGAACTCAGAGCTCAGTGGCATGATCAATATACGAGCAATATGGAGAAAATTAGCACAGCTGTCAGTGAGACAGCAGGAGAAATAATCACGTATAACCAGGAGCCGATAACGGCCGCTTTCTTTTCAACGAGCAATGGATACACGGAAAATGCTGAAGACTACTGGGAGAACGAGATTCCTTATTTGAAAAGTGTGGAAAGTCCCTGGGATCAACAGTCACCTAAATTCGCAGATCAGAAAATTATTCCGATTACTCAAGTACAAACAGCCCTTGGCGTAAATTTTAAAGGGAATGTGCAAAACATGACCATGACAAAGACAGAGGGAAATCGTGTAGATAAGGTTCAAGTTGGGGACCAGAGCTTCTCAGGACGACAGATAAGGGAAACCTTCGAGCTGCCTTCAAGTGATTTTTCTATGGAGCAAAAAGGTGACCACGTCATTTTTACGACGAAAGGGTATGGCCACGGTGTAGGAATGAGTCAATATGGAGCAAATGGAATGGCAAAGAGCGGCAGCAGTTATAAAGACATAGTTACTCATTATTATCACGATACAGAAGTATCTTCTATCAATAAACAGACGGCATTGTTAACTTCAAGAAATGATAAGCCTGTCAACTGA
- a CDS encoding M23 family metallopeptidase, producing MTKLKFKRLMRKKWLYPALYLSVAALVLVGVFWYQQSGKEVENQLANQSETEVQDEFTTQDSGEASVPVMEQNENLQMPVVDEEAASIVTKFYDYNASQEDQESALVLYNNKYYQSEGVDITREDGEAFEVTAALSGTVTEVKEDPLYGNVIEITHDEDVSTVYASLADIKVQAGSEVTQGDVLGSAGQNSFGQASGVHVHFELRNEGQPVNPESFFGQPSSKISEEVKEEAEAEKETEVPSAEDDSAPAEDSAEEPEVSDEPNDEELNTDEDPADNTEGEQTPDEDSASSISTTQT from the coding sequence GTGACTAAATTAAAGTTTAAACGCTTAATGCGCAAGAAATGGTTGTATCCAGCTTTGTATTTGTCCGTAGCAGCATTAGTTCTAGTAGGGGTGTTCTGGTATCAGCAAAGTGGTAAGGAAGTAGAAAACCAGTTAGCTAATCAATCAGAAACGGAAGTCCAGGATGAGTTCACTACTCAGGATTCTGGAGAGGCTTCAGTTCCAGTCATGGAGCAAAACGAAAACTTACAAATGCCAGTCGTTGATGAAGAAGCCGCGTCTATCGTTACTAAGTTCTATGATTACAATGCGTCTCAGGAAGATCAAGAAAGTGCACTGGTCCTATACAACAATAAGTACTATCAGAGTGAAGGCGTCGATATAACGAGAGAAGATGGAGAAGCTTTTGAAGTAACAGCAGCTCTATCAGGAACAGTCACAGAAGTAAAAGAAGATCCGCTTTATGGCAATGTCATTGAAATTACACATGATGAAGACGTATCAACGGTCTATGCTAGTCTAGCTGACATTAAAGTCCAAGCTGGTTCTGAAGTTACTCAAGGTGATGTGCTAGGTTCTGCTGGACAGAATTCCTTCGGCCAGGCAAGTGGCGTCCACGTTCATTTCGAATTACGAAATGAAGGGCAGCCTGTAAATCCAGAAAGCTTTTTCGGACAACCTTCCAGTAAGATCAGCGAAGAAGTGAAAGAAGAAGCAGAGGCTGAGAAAGAAACAGAAGTACCTTCTGCTGAAGATGACAGTGCTCCTGCCGAAGACTCCGCAGAAGAACCAGAAGTATCTGATGAGCCAAATGATGAGGAACTAAATACGGATGAAGATCCTGCAGATAACACAGAAGGAGAACAAACTCCTGATGAGGATAGTGCATCATCCATTTCTACAACTCAAACCTAA
- the murA gene encoding UDP-N-acetylglucosamine 1-carboxyvinyltransferase produces MEKIIVRGGRQLNGTVKAEGAKNAVLPVIAASIIASEGKSVLHEVPALADVTTINEVIRHMNADVKVEGNTVTVDASGDLETEAPIEYVRKMRASVLVLGPLLARYGHAKVALPGGCAIGSRPIDQHLKGFEAMGAEVTVGNGYIEAEVKGRLQGAKVYFDVPSVGATENVMMAAALAEGTTILENCAKEPEIVDLANYLNQMGGKVIGAGTETIRIEGVDKLIGATHTIIPDRVEAGTFMVAAAITGGNVLVKGAMREHLRSVISKMEEMGVTIEEEEDGLRVIGPEQLKATDIKTMPHPGFPTDMQSQMMALMLNAKGTSVITETVFENRFMHVEEFRRMNAHLKIEGRNVIVEGPSSLQGAEVAATDLRAGAALILAGLVADGYTRVTELKHLDRGYVDFANKLAGLGADIERINEQESYSEEQEANESLSTL; encoded by the coding sequence TTGGAAAAAATCATCGTCCGTGGTGGGAGGCAGCTGAATGGCACTGTAAAAGCAGAAGGCGCCAAGAATGCCGTACTGCCTGTCATCGCAGCAAGTATAATTGCCAGTGAAGGAAAAAGTGTTTTACACGAAGTTCCTGCTTTAGCAGATGTTACGACTATCAATGAAGTGATTCGACATATGAATGCTGATGTTAAAGTGGAAGGCAACACAGTTACTGTAGATGCTTCTGGAGATCTCGAAACAGAAGCACCAATTGAATACGTGAGGAAAATGCGAGCTTCTGTCCTCGTGTTGGGACCACTTTTGGCCCGGTATGGTCATGCTAAGGTTGCCCTGCCTGGTGGTTGTGCGATAGGATCACGTCCTATTGATCAGCACTTAAAAGGCTTTGAAGCTATGGGTGCTGAAGTTACCGTAGGAAATGGATACATTGAGGCAGAAGTCAAAGGTCGTTTGCAGGGTGCCAAGGTTTACTTTGATGTTCCAAGTGTAGGGGCTACAGAAAACGTTATGATGGCTGCTGCCCTAGCTGAAGGAACGACCATCCTTGAAAACTGTGCGAAAGAACCGGAAATTGTAGATTTAGCCAATTATCTCAATCAAATGGGCGGCAAGGTTATTGGAGCTGGTACGGAGACCATCCGTATCGAAGGAGTCGACAAGCTTATAGGCGCGACTCATACCATTATCCCTGACCGCGTAGAAGCTGGAACATTTATGGTTGCGGCTGCTATTACTGGAGGTAATGTATTAGTTAAAGGTGCTATGCGTGAACACCTTCGTTCTGTTATTTCAAAAATGGAAGAAATGGGCGTTACCATTGAAGAAGAAGAGGATGGACTTCGAGTTATTGGCCCTGAACAGCTGAAGGCCACAGACATTAAAACGATGCCACATCCAGGTTTTCCTACTGATATGCAGTCTCAAATGATGGCATTGATGTTAAACGCCAAAGGCACAAGCGTAATTACGGAAACCGTATTCGAAAATCGTTTCATGCATGTGGAAGAATTCCGCCGGATGAATGCTCACCTTAAGATTGAAGGCCGCAACGTTATTGTGGAGGGACCTTCATCTTTACAAGGAGCGGAAGTAGCCGCGACTGATTTACGAGCGGGAGCAGCTCTTATTCTGGCTGGTCTTGTTGCCGATGGGTACACGCGCGTAACAGAACTTAAGCATCTGGACCGTGGGTATGTGGATTTCGCCAACAAACTTGCGGGACTCGGTGCGGATATAGAAAGAATTAACGAACAAGAATCTTACTCTGAAGAACAAGAAGCTAACGAATCTTTGTCGACCTTATAA